The sequence below is a genomic window from Paenibacillus silvisoli.
GATCAGAGGGCTATTCGTCGAATGGATTGTCGTCATTCTCATCGTCATCGAGGTGGTCATTACCATCCTGCAAATCGTAGGGTGGGTGCCATCCCACTAGCCTGGCAGCCGTCATAAGCGGCTGTTTTTTTGTTGCGTCCAACATGTCAACAGCCTATCAATCTATTTTGCGAGTATGAATAGATTGACAGAACAAGTTGGAAACGGGAGGCAAGGTAAGATGGCTATAGCGAAACGAGTTACAAAGCGACGCAATCGCCGCATCGTACAACGAAAGCAGAAGAGGAAACGTACCTTTCGAAAAACGAAGACGAAGAAACGTGCCATTCGCCATAAAAGCAACCGCCCTAGACGCAAGCGGATCACGATAAAAGCGCCTCGAACGATCGGTTATGTCATCCCGAGCTGCGATATATCAGGCGGAGTCGCCGTTATATGTCAGCATGCGAACAGGCTCCAAGCGCGCGGTCTGAATATGGTGCTGATAAGTATGGATCCCTTGAGAAGCGCCATCGACTGGTTTCCGCAGCAGCGCGTTCCGATCATATCCTATGACGCAGCCGTTCAGCAGCATTTCGATGTCGTGGTAGCTACGCATTGGTCAACCGCTCTTCCGGCGCTTCAGCTAGCGGCAGAGCGCAAAATCTATTTCGTCCAATCGATTGAAAGCCGCTTCTATCCGGAGGGCAGCGCCGAGTATGGTGCCGCTCTTCAAACGTATACGCTGCCTTTTATCTATATGACGGAAGCTCGTTGGATTCAACAATGGCTGCTGCAGCATCATGGGCACCAAACGATTTATGTGCCGAACGGAATCGATGAGACGTTATTTTTCCCGGTAGAGCCGATTGAGCCTAGAAGAGATAAAGTGAGAGTGCTATTGGAAGGACCGATCGCGAACCCGCTGAAGGGCATGGCGGAAGCGTTTCGGGTCGTTCAAGATTTGGACTGCGAAGTCTGGTGCGTATCCAGCAACGGCGAGCCGGAGCCTGGCGTGCGGTGCGACCGGTTTTTCTCCCATGTGCCGATGGAGCATATGAAGCACATTTATTCCAGCTGCGATATTTTGCTGAAGCTGAGCCGGGTAGAAGGCTTTTTCGGCCCTCCGATGGAAATGATGGCTTGCGGCGGAACTGCGGTTGTGGGCAATTGTACGGGTCATGAGGAATACATTATAGATGGCAACAATGCATTGGTCGTTCCGTTAGGAAACGAGGAAGCGGCAAAAGCCAGTTTGGACCGGTTGATTCACGATCCCGGATTACGGCAATATCTCGCAGGCAATGGGATGGCAACCGTCCAACAATGGCGATGGGACAGTACGGTCGACACCTTATTTCGGCTCTTTAGCTGATCGTGCGCGCCATGTGTCCCGCCTCGGTATAGGCACGTGTACCAGGAACCGGCATATAGTAATAAGGCATCCAGTTAGGCGCTTACATGGCAAAGCGTAATTTTTGACAAATGAGGTGGGATGATGCAAGACAGCGGTGTAGTGTACTTTTCGGCAGAATTCGGACTTGATGAATCCTTACCAATTTACTCGGGCGGCCTTGGCGTATTGGCAGGCGACCATATCAAGGCGGCGGCAGACATGAACGTTCCGCTCACAGGCGTAGGCATATTTTACGGGAATGGGTATTTCCGGCAAGTTATAGACGAGAACGGCTCCCAACAGCATTTATTCCCCGAAATCGAAACGGAGGCGAGCGCATACCCGATCCGGCTCGTGCAGGATAAGAATGGCCAGCCGCTTGTAATCGCGATTCCGATCGCAGGCCGGCAGGTGTATGCGAAAGCGTGGTCCGTGCAGGTGGGCTCCGTCACGCT
It includes:
- a CDS encoding glycosyltransferase family 4 protein; its protein translation is MDPLRSAIDWFPQQRVPIISYDAAVQQHFDVVVATHWSTALPALQLAAERKIYFVQSIESRFYPEGSAEYGAALQTYTLPFIYMTEARWIQQWLLQHHGHQTIYVPNGIDETLFFPVEPIEPRRDKVRVLLEGPIANPLKGMAEAFRVVQDLDCEVWCVSSNGEPEPGVRCDRFFSHVPMEHMKHIYSSCDILLKLSRVEGFFGPPMEMMACGGTAVVGNCTGHEEYIIDGNNALVVPLGNEEAAKASLDRLIHDPGLRQYLAGNGMATVQQWRWDSTVDTLFRLFS